The DNA region GGAAATGGGTATTTATCTACCCGGAACTCGGCATCGCGACGGTGAACGAACTGGCCGCGCCGGTCGATCAGCCGATCGAATTCAAGATCACCTCGTCCAGCATCATGAACAGCTTCTTCGTGCCAGCGCTGGCGGGGCAGATCTACGCCATGCCGGGGATGCAGACGGTATTGCATGCCGTCGCCAACAAGCCGGGTAATTATGAGGGCTTTTCCGCCAATTATTCGGGCGCTGGCTTTTCCAACATGCGCTTCCGCTTCCACGCCATGGACCAGGCCGGTTTCGACCGGTGGGTCGCCAAGGTGAAGGCGAGCGGCGCGACGCTGGACCGCGCGACCTACGTCAAGCTGGAGCAGCCGAGCGAAAAGGTGCCGCCCATGTATTTCGGCGGCGTCGAACCGAAACTCTTCCATGCCGCGCTCAACATGTGCGCCCAGCCGGGCAAGAAGTGCATGGACGCGATCATGATGACCGACAGCATGGGCGGCGCGGGCAAGGAATCGGCCCGCGATACGCAAGGCCTGCGCCATGACGGCACGATCGACGTCGGCGGCTTCCATCCGGTCGAACCGGGCAAGAAGGGCGAGATCGCCCAGCCCGCGGGCATGACCCCGGCGGCGGACCGCACCCCTGCCGCGCAGGGCAAGCAGGCGCCGGGCCAGCAGGACGGCGACGGGCATGGGGCGCATCATGGGCATTAAGACACCTGCGCTGTTCCCCGGCGAAGGCTGGGGTCCAGATCGAGTTTTGAACTGGACCCCGGCCTTCGCCGGGGAACAGCTAGCTTCGTTTTCCTTTTCTTCTCGTTCAAGGCCGTAACGCCCATGTCCCCCTCCCCCGCCTCTGAAAATAGCGGTATCTGGAAGCTGATCTTCGGTCGCCTCGACTGGAGTTCGCTCCCGCTGCATGAGCCGATCGTCGTCGGCACCTTCCTGATGGTCGCGCTGGGTGGCGCGGTCGTGTTCGGGCTGATCACCAAATATAAGCTGTGGGGCATGTTGTGGCGCGACTGGTTCACCACCGTCGACCATAAGCGCATCGGCATCATGTATATGATCTTAGGGCTAGTCATGTTCGTGCGCGGCTTTGCCGACGCGGTGATGATGCGCCTGCAACAGGCGATGGCGTTCAACGGGTCGGAGGGCTATCTCAACGCCCATCATTACGACCAGATTTTCACGGCGCATGGCGTCATCATGATCTTCTTCGTCGCGATGCCGATGATCACCGGGATCATGAACTATATCGTCCCGCTGCAGATCGGCGCGCGCGACGTGTCCTTCCCCTTCCTCAATAATTTCAGCTTCTGGATGACCACGGCG from Sphingobium sp. HWE2-09 includes:
- the cyoA gene encoding ubiquinol oxidase subunit II, whose product is MIARHSATKRAFLRRIAPLLLLPLAGCNWVVMSPAGDVAMQQRNLILISTALMLLIIIPVMAMTIWFAWKYREKAKAEDYDPDWDHSTSLELLIWSAPLLIIIALGAVTWSSTHLLDPYRPIERVDQARKVDPAAKRLQVEVVAMDWKWVFIYPELGIATVNELAAPVDQPIEFKITSSSIMNSFFVPALAGQIYAMPGMQTVLHAVANKPGNYEGFSANYSGAGFSNMRFRFHAMDQAGFDRWVAKVKASGATLDRATYVKLEQPSEKVPPMYFGGVEPKLFHAALNMCAQPGKKCMDAIMMTDSMGGAGKESARDTQGLRHDGTIDVGGFHPVEPGKKGEIAQPAGMTPAADRTPAAQGKQAPGQQDGDGHGAHHGH